Genomic segment of Ammospiza caudacuta isolate bAmmCau1 chromosome 37, bAmmCau1.pri, whole genome shotgun sequence:
GCGGGGTCGGGCAGGCTGGGGGGCTCCGGGGTggggtccccaaaccccctaaaaacccccaaaatcccccaaaatccatcctaaacctTCCTAAATCCACCCTAAACCTTCCTAAATCCATCCTAAACCTTCCTAAATCCATCCCAAACTTTCCTAAATCCATCCTAAACCTTCCTAAATCCATCCTAAACCTTCCTAAATCCATCCCAAACTTTCCTAAATCCATCCCAAACTTTCCTAAATCCATCCTAAACCTTCCTAAATCCACCCTAAACCTTCCTAAATCCACCCTAAACCTTCCTAAATCCACCCTAAACCTTCCCTAAATCCATCCCAAACTTTCCTAAATCCATCCTAAACCTTCCTAAATCCACCCTAAACCTTCCTAAATCCATCCCAAACTTTCCTAAATCCATCCTAAACCTTCCTAAATCCACCCTAAACCTTCCTAAATCCATCCCAAACTTTCCTAAATCCATCCTAAACCTTCCTAAATCCACCCTAAACCTTCCTAAATCCATCCTAAACCTTCCTAAATCCACCCTAAACCTTCCTAAATCCATCCTAAACCTTCCTAAATCCATCCTAAACCTTCCTAAATCCATCCTAAACCTTCCTAAATCCACCCTAAACCTTCCTAAATCCATCCCAAACTTTCCTAAATCCATCCTAAACCTTCCTAAATCCACCCTAAACCTTCCTAAATCCACCCTAAACCTTCCTAAATCCACCCTAAACCTTCCTAAATCCACCCTAAACCTTCCTAAATCCACCCTAAACCTTCCTAAATCCATCCCAAACTTTCCTAAATCCACCCTAAACCTTCCTAAATCCACCCTAAACCTTCCTAAATCCATCCCAAACTTTCCTAAATCCACCCTAAACCTTCCTAAATCCATCCTAAACCTTCCTAAATCCATCCTAAACCTTCCTAAATCCACCCTAAACCTTCCTAAATCCATCCCAAACTTTCCTAAATCCATGCTAAACCTTCCTAAATCCACCCTAAACCTTCCTAAATCCACCCTAAACCTTCCTAAATCCACCCTAAACCTTCCTAAATCCACCCTAAACCTTCCTAAATCCACCCTAAACCTTCCTAAATCCACCCTAAACCTTCCTAAATCCATCCCAAACTTTCCTAAATCCACCCTAAACCTTCCTAAATCCATCCTAAACCTTCCTAAATCCATCCTAAACCTTCCTAAATCCACCCTAAACCTTCCTAAATCCATCCCAAACTTTCCTAAATCCATGCTAAACCTTCCTAAATCCACCCTAAACCTTCCTAAATCCACCCTAAACCTTCCTAAATCCACCCTAAACCTTCCTAAATCCACCCTAAACCTTCCTAAATCCATCCCAAACTTTCCTAAATCCACCCTAAACCTTCCTAAATCCATCCCAAACTTTCCTAAATCCATCCTAAACCTTCCTAAATCCAtcctaaatcccccaaaatccatcctaaatccatcctaaaccttcctaaatccatctaaaatccccccaaatccaccccaaatgGATCCTAAATCCATCGCAAATCCCCTAAAACCCACCCTAAACCTTCCTCAATTGATctcaaaccttcccaaaccctccattttccctctgaaatgaccccaaaatccctcaaaatcccgCTAAAAgtcacccaaaacccccccataaaatcccactaaaatcacctcaaaatcccatttttttcccaaaaaatcccaattttttttttcccaaaatcccattttttttttacttttcctccTCGTTGTCgcggccggggctgccggggtTGTCCCCGGCGGGGTCGGGCAGGCTGGGGGGCTCCGGGGTGGGGTCTCTGCGCGGGAAGGGAACGTTCCGGAGCGGGAGGGTCCCGGCGCGGGCGATGCCCTCGAAGAGCTCGCGGATCTCCTCGGGCCGGGGGGTCCAGCCCTCGgcgccttcctcctcctcctcctcgctcCAGGGCACGCCCcactcctcatcctcatcctcctcatcctcctcctcctcgtccccCTCGGGGCCGTTTGGGGCCGATTCCGGCGCTTCCGGGGGGTCCTGGGGCCGCtccgggggggggaggggattgggggggggatcccgggggggatgggggggggaggggtgagggacagggagtgCAGcgaggggggggaggggcggggcgtGGAcatggggggctggggggatgggggggggtggggaaaaatgggggaaaatgggggaaaaaacagggaaaattgggggaaaaattgggggaaaaaaaggggtaaaaattgggggggaaatgggggaaattgggggaaaaatggggaaaattgggggaaaattgggaaatttgggggaaaatgagggaaaaaaacgggaaaaattgggggaaaaaatggggaaaattgggggaaaatgggggaaaaattagggaaaattggggagaaaatgggggaaaaaaccggggaaaattgggggaaaaatgggggaaaaaatgggaaaaatggggggaaaaatggggaaaattgggggaaaatgggggaaaaattggggaaaattgggggaaaatgggggaaacaACGGGAaagttgggggaaaaaatggggaaaattgggggaaaattggggggaaaatgggggaaaaaaacggggaaaattgggggaaaaatgggggaaaaaatgggaaaaatggggggaaaaatggggaaaattgggggaaaatgggggaaaaaatggggaaaattgggggaaaatgggggaaaaattgaggaaaaatgggggaaaatgggggaaattgggggaaaaattggggaaaaattggggggaaaatgggggaaaaaaacggggaaaattgggggaaaaatgggggaaaaaatgggaaaaatggggggaaaaatggggaaaattgggggaaaatgggggaaaaattggggaaaattgggggaaaatgggggaaattgggggaaaaattggggaaaaattggggggaaaatgggggaaaaaaacggggaaaattgggggaaaaatgggggaaaaaatgggaaaaatggggggaaaaatggggaaaattgggggaaaatgggggaaaatggggagaaatggggaaaattgggggaaaattgggggaaaattgggaaatttgggggaaaatgagggaaaaaaacggggaaaattggggggaaaaaggggtaaaaattgggagaaaatggggaaaatttgggataaaaattgggaaaattgggggaaaattgggaaaaaacagggtaaattgggggaaaaacggggtaaaaattggggaaaattgggggaaaaatggggaaaaatgggggaaagtggggggaaaaacagggaaaattggggaaaaaacgggggaaaaacagggaaaattggggtaaaatgggggaaaattggggaaaaaaaacgggaaaattggggggaaatgggggaaaaacagggaaaattgggggaaaaatggggaaaaatggggggaattggggaaaattgggggaaaaaaggggtaaaaattggggaaaatgggggaaaaacgggaaaattGGGGgtaaaaattgggggaaaatggggaaaaatgggggaaataatggggaaaattgggggaaaaatggggggaaaatggggaaaaattgggggaaaatggggaaaaaacagggaaaattggggaaaaatgggggaaaaaatggggaaaattggggaaaaatgggggaaataatggggaaattgggagaaaatggggaaaataaaggggaaaattgggggaaaaaatggggaaaatggggggaaaaaaaccgggaaaattggggggaaatgggggaaaattgggggaaaattgggggaaaattgggggaaattgggggaaaattgggaaaattgggggaaaaaacgggggaaattgggaaaaaaacgggaaaattgggggaaaaaaagggggaaaaattgggaaaaaaaggggaaaatttgggataaaaattgggaaaaattgggaaccctgagggctcccagtgctcccagttggATCCCTGAgcgttcccagtgctcccagttggATCCCTgagggctcccagtgctcccagtttgatctCTGAgggttcccagtgctcccagttggATCCCTGAgggttcccagtgctcccagtttgatctCTGAgggttcccagtgctcccagtttgattCCTGGGgggttcccagtgctcccagtttgatctCTGAgcgttcccagtgctcccagtttgatccctgagcgttcccagtgctcccagttggATCCCTGAgggttcccagtgctcccagtttgattCCTGAgagttcccagtgctcccagttggATCCCTGAgcgttcccagtgctcccagtttgacTCCTGAgggttcccagtgctcccagtttgattCCTGGTgggttcccagtgctcccagtttgatctCTGAgggttcccagtgctcccagtttgatccctgagcgttcccagtgctcccagtttgattCCTGAGgggttcccagtgctcccagtttgattCCTGGGgggttcccagtgctcccagtttgacTCCTGAgagttcccagtgctcccagtttgatctCTGAgggttcccagtgctcccagttggATCCCTGAgggttcccagtgctcccagtttgattCCTGAgcgttcccagtgctcccagtttgacTCCTGAgagttcccagtgctcccagtttgatctctgagggctcccagtgctcccagtttgatctCTGAgggttcccagtgctcccagttggATCCCTGAgggttcccagtgctcccagtttgattCCTGAgcgttcccagtgctcccagtttgacTCCTGAgagttcccagtgctcccagtttgatctCTGAgggttcccagtgctcccagtttgatccctgagggttcccagtgctcccagtttgatccctgagggttcccagtgctcccagtttgatccctgagggttcccagtgctcccagtttgattCCTGGGgggttcccagtgctcccagttcttTATTTCTCCCCTGAGTGAATCTCCCACcatttccctcctccccttccctcacCCCCCTcacgccgccgccgccatcttgccCCGTGACGTCACCGCGACCCCTCCCCATCAATTCCCTCCCGTCCCCGCCACCCCCGCGACCCCCGGGTCCCCTCCGGGCCTCACTCACCGAGCCCCGGCCTTCCCCCAGCGCCTCCGGGGGGCTCcggagcggcggggccgagcCCGAGCCCTCACTCAGCTCCCCACCGCCATCTTGGCCGCGCTCCCGCCATTTTTTAGTCGCGGTCTTCCGTCCCCCTCACGCCACCGCGCATGCGCAAGCGCCAGAACTACACCTCCCATCATCCCCAGCAGCAAAACAGGAGGAAAGACGGGGCTTTATCGCTGTCGACCAATCAGCGGAGAGGGAAGGTGGGAGTGGCAGCGGCTCCGCCCAATCGGGGTTGAACGATGGCGGGGGTGCTGCGGGCGGTGCTGtgcgcggcgggcgcggcgctgTCGGTGTACGCGCTGCATGTGGAGCACCAGGCGGCCAAGGACCCGTCCTACCGAGCCGCCTGCGACCTGGGGCCCTCCGTGTCCTGCACCCGGGTGTTCTCCTCCCGGTAAAAAGACCGGGAACGGCCCGGGAGTAAcgggaaggggagggagggaacgGGAGTGGGCGGGGCTTGCGTGAGGCGGCGGCCAATGGGAGTGAGGGGAAGGGCGGGCCGCTAGGGGTCGCGGAATGGGAGTGGGCGGGGCTTGCGTGAGGCGCCGGCCAATGGGAGTGAGGGGAAGGGCGGGCCGCTGGGGAGCGCTGTGAAAGAGGCGGGGCTTAAAGTGGTAGGAGTGGGTGTGGGGGGCGTGGCTTGGTTTATGGTAATTAGACCCATATATGGCATAATGACGGGTGCTGTACGTCCACGTATGTCGATAAAGGTGTGGCTTGTGTCCATACATGGCCACAGGGGCGTGGCTTACATGTTATGTCCATATATGGGTGCGAAGGCGTGGCTTCAGATGGTGCCATGTATGGTCGAGGCTGTGGTTGTGTTACACCCATATACAGCTATGTGGGCGTGGCTTATGTTTATATTAATAAAGGGGAGGGGCTTGCATCACTTATGTCTATATATGTGGGAATAAAGGGGATGCCTATGACCATATATGGTCATAAGGGTGTGGTTTGTGTTAGTAATTTCCATATATGGACATGAGGGCGTGGCTTGGGAGTTTCCATATATGGGCATGAGGGCGTGGCCTCTGCTTGTTTGCCACATGGGGTGTGGCCAAGCTATGCCCATATATGGCTATGGGGGGCGTGGTTTAACAATTTATAACCATATATGTGCATGAGGAGTGGGAATTGGGTGTGGCCTCACTAAGTGGGCGTGGCTTAGAGAAGCAAAACATCTGTGCAATCGGGGGCGTGGCTTAAGACTGATAAGGGGCGTGGCTTATCCACCTGTGCACACCATAAATGGGCATGGGGGTGTGGTTTAGCCTAGTTATGACCATATATGGACATGAAGAAGTGGAAATGGGTGTGGCTTAGCTAAGGGGGCGTGGCTTAGCGCAGCAAAGCAACCTGGGGCGAGGCTTAACAACAATAAGGGGCGTGGTTTATCCACTTATGCGCACCATATATGGGCACGGGGGGGTGTGCCTACCTGGTTGGCGGGCGTGTCTCAGCGTTGCCCCGCCCCTTTTTTCAGGTGGGGGCGtggcctggggctgctggagctgctggtgggcaGGGACAGCGCCCTGAACGTCCCCAACGGCGCCATCGGGCTGCTCTTCTACCTGCTGCAGGGCATGCTGGGTAagcagggactgggacaaactgggagggactgggagggactgggataaactgggagggactgggaggggattgggacaaactgggagggactgggttatactgggagggactgggagggactggtttatactgggaatgactgggagGACTGGGGACAAACTGGGGATACTGGAGGGACTGGAGGGAACTGGGGACAAATTTGGATGTTTTGGGGACACAATGGGACaaactggggacactggtgacCCTTTGGTGCCATTTCGGTGCATTTCGGTGCCATTTTGGTGACCCTTTAGTGGCCCCTTTAGTGACCCCTTTGGTGCCATTTTGGCgccattttggtgccattttggCGCCGTTTTGGTGCCATTTGgtgccccctccctccccaggtaCCTGGCGGGGGCCGGGCGGCCGCGCTGGCGCTCGTGGGCACCTCGGTGGCCTCGGCGCTGGCGTCGCTCTGGCTCGGCGCCGTGCTGCTCTTCGGCCTCAGGGACCTGTGCGTGGTCTGCCTCAGCACCTACGGGGTTAACCTGGCCCTGCTGGCGCTCAACCTGCAGCGATGGAAACGGcacaaaaccagccccaaaacgGAGTGAAAGTGGCACAAAATGGAGtgaaagtgacagaaaatgaaCCAAAATTGAGAGAAACCCACCAAAATGGAGAGAAACCCACCCAAAATGGAGTGAAAGTGACCCAAAATGGAGTGAAACCCACCCAAAATGGAGTGAAACCCACCCAAAATGGAGTGAAAGTGACCCAAAATGGAGTGAAACCCACCCAAAATGGAGTGAAACCCACCCAAATGGAGtgaaagtgacagaaaatgaaCCAAAATTGAGAGAAACCCACCCAAAATGGAGAGAGACCCACCCAAAATGGAGTGAAACCCACCAAAATGGAGTGAAACCCACCCAAAATGGAGtgaaagtgacagaaaatgaaCCAAAATTGAGAGAAACCCACCCAAAATGGAGAGAGACCCACCCAAAATGGAGTGAAACCCACCCAAAATGGAGTGAAACCCACCCAAAATGGAGTGAAAGTGACAGAAATGAACCAAAATTGAGAGAAATCCACCCAAAACTGAGAGAAATGCACCTGAGACCACCCAAAATGGAGAGAAACTGTCGCAAAATGGAGTGAAACCGACCTGAAACCACCTAAAATGGTGTGGAAGTGACCCAAAACCGAGAGAACCCACCTAAAATGGAGGGAAAGTGACCCAAAATGATCCAAAATGGAGAGAAACCCACCCAAAATGGAGtgaaagtgacagaaaatggagtgaaacccacccaaaatggcccaaaactGAGAGAAACCCACCTAAAATGGAGTGAAACCCACCCAAATGGAGTGAAATCCATTTGAAGCCAcccaaaaatgagagaaaatgacACAAAATGGAGTGAAAGTGACCCAAAATGGAGTCAAAGTGACCCAAAATGAACGAAAACTGAGAGAAACTGGCCCAAAACTGAGAGAAATCCACCCAAAACTGAGAGAAACGTACCTGAAACCATcaaaaaatgagagaaactgACCTAAAACCCACCTGAAACCACCCAAAATGGAGTGAAAATGACCCAAAACTGAGAGAAAATGACCCAAAACTGACTGAACCAACCCACAAATTGCCTGAAACCGACCTGAAACCACCCCAAACGGAGagaaattcacccaaaatgGAGTGAAATCCACCTGAAACTGCccaaaactgaggaaaaatgaCCCAAGTGAAAATGACCcaaaactgaggaaaaacaacccaaaattGAGTGAAAATGATCAAAACAGAGTGAAAACCACCCAATATTGAGTGAAACCGACCCAAAACCGACtgaaaatgacccaaaattgTGTGAAACCAACTGAAACTGCCCAAAACTGAGAGAAACAACCTAAAAGTGACtgaaatccacccaaaattgGGGTACAAGGAGGCAAAGTTACAGGAAATGGAGGAAAAGTTACATTAAAGTGTcttaaatggagaaaaaatggcattaaagtgaccaaaagtgacaaaaaatggcattaaagtGATCAAAAATGGCATTAAAGTGACCAAAAGTGACATTGAAGTGCCTTAAAAGGGTCAAAAATGGCATTAAGATAAAGAAAAGTGACATTAAAGTGAGCAAAAGTTACAGAAAAGCGTcttaaatgaatttaaaatggCATTAAAGTTACCAAAAGTGACATTAAAATGATCAAAAGTGACATTGAGGTGTTTTAAATGAGtaaaaaatggcattaaaatgaTCAAAATTTACAAAGAGTGTCCAAATCCACCAAAATTCTTTGTGTGACCCCTTGTACCCTAaatctccccccccccccccaaaaaaaaagagaatttaggatttgaaattcacttttttcctgaattttcaaCCCAAATGTCTCCagaatttccccccattttttttttcttaattttcacCTTAAAATTCTCTGgacccccttttcccctcaaatttcctcaaaaatcTTGGATTTGGagctttttcccctcagaaaaaaaaaatccaaaatctcttttttttcctcaaaaaaaaactccaactcACTTTCTCcctcaaatttccccaaaaagtTTGAATTTAGAGCTTGGGGATCCCTTNNNNNNNNNNNNNNNNNNNNNNNNNNNNNNNNNNNNNNNNNNNNNNNNNNNNNNNNNNNNNNNNNNNNNNNNNNNNNNNNNNNNNNNNNNNNNNNNNNNNNNNNNNN
This window contains:
- the LOC131570668 gene encoding PAXIP1-associated glutamate-rich protein 1A-like; translation: NPLPPPERPQDPPEAPESAPNGPEGDEEEEDEEDEDEEWGVPWSEEEEEEGAEGWTPRPEEIRELFEGIARAGTLPLRNVPFPRRDPTPEPPSLPDPAGDNPGSPGRDNEEEKPPPPTEFDFDDEPLPPNPALIDRRRTPGPPSRGQKREARLDKVLSDMKRHKKLEEQILRTGRDLFPPEGPQSPKRPPGLFLRTRKF
- the LOC131570688 gene encoding vitamin K epoxide reductase complex subunit 1-like, which produces MAGVLRAVLCAAGAALSVYALHVEHQAAKDPSYRAACDLGPSVSCTRVFSSRWGRGLGLLELLVGRDSALNVPNGAIGLLFYLLQGMLGQVPGGGRAAALALVGTSVASALASLWLGAVLLFGLRDLCVVCLSTYGVNLALLALNLQRWKRHKTSPKTE